The proteins below come from a single Diadema setosum chromosome 21, eeDiaSeto1, whole genome shotgun sequence genomic window:
- the LOC140244488 gene encoding uncharacterized protein codes for MTGYYRKFCHNFADAATPLTNMLRKDSQFEWSDDCQVAFNRLKAMLASSPVLAAPNFDKQFILMVDASILVPRFECNPSPPQSIRSSSPLASHARVRTNFGAPVLTENEPG; via the exons ATGACTGGCTATTATCGGAAGTTCTGCCATAATTTCGCTGATGCTGCAACACCGCTCACCAACATGTTGCGGAAAGATTCGCAGTTCGAGTGGTCAGATGACTGTCAAGTTGCTTTCAACCGGCTGAAGGCAATGCTAGCGAGTTCTCCGGTTCTTGCAGCGCCGAACTTCGACAAGCAGTTCATTCTTATGGTGGACGCGA GTATACTCGTCCCCCGTTTCGAGTGCAACCCGAGCCCTCCGCAGAGCATACGAAGCTCATCTCCTCTCGCCAGCCATGCCCGGGTGCGAACGAACTTTGGAGCACCTGTTCTCACGGAGAACGAACCTGGCTAA